ATCAAACACTTTTTTAATTTTTGACTCGTAATCCTCATATTTTAAGGGCTTTATAATGTAACCGGCAATCCCAATGCGGAAACATTCCAATAAATCCGCCCTATTTTCCGATGTGGTCAAAATCACGGTAGGCAAATATTTAAGACGGTCATCGGATTTTAAAATGGTCAAAAATTCAATGCCACTCATTCTGGGCATATTTAGGTCCAAGAAAATAATATCCGGCAAGTCCCCACCTTTCAAAATTTCAAGGGCCTCTTCTCCATTTTTAGCTTCAATAATGGTGTGTTTGTATTGAAACTTTGAAATTGCCCGTTGCAATTTCATGGATTCTATCATATCATCTTCTATAAATAATACTTTCACGAGTTGACATATTTGTACGTTACAAACTTCTTACAAAATGAACCAATTCTTGGCCCTTGGGGGATAATTTGTTAGTTATCATCGGCGAATGGTCTAAAAGTATAGATGAAATTAGTAATTTTTTTCTTACAACGTCATTTAGTATCCCAGTTGCTCCCGAGTTCGCTTGGGAAGTTTTGAAACCACCAAGTTGTAGGAGTCGTCTATAAGTTCCTTTAAAAATAGGGGTGGCAATTGATCTAAATAGAGGGTATTCCAATGTTTTTTGCTCATGTGGTAGCCTGGGATTATAATACCATCATATTCCTCCCTTAATGTCAAGGCCCTTTCCGGGTCGCATTTTAAGTTTACCTGGGAGGGCAAACGCTCCAAGGCCACCAGCGCGAACATTTTTCCCATTACCTTGAACACCAAGGTATGTTCATCAAAGGGAAAACTTTCGGTTACCCCTTTCTTGGAAATGCAATATTCCCTTAACTGTTCAATATTCACTGTGGTATGCCCTTAGCGTCGTATACGATTACTTTTTCCCAAAGGTCCTTACATTCCTCAATAAAGGTAAGATGTGCTTCTTCCTTTTGATAACCCTCCTGTGCTTTGGCAGATTCAAAAGTAACGATTAGGTTATAGGTAAATGAATCGTCCACTACCTCCCTGACCGCTTTGGGTGGTCTTCCAATAAAGTTGGTCTTGGCGAATTTTGAGTTATCCAAAAACTTTCGAAGTGATTTTTCAAAGGTCGCCCTATGGGACGGATTATCCGGATCTTTAAGCCAGATATAGACCACATGTGCAAATTCGGAATCAAATTCCAGTATGGTCGATTTTTGGGCGACCACCACCAACGGCAAAAAAAGCAATGCCAACGCTACTATTGTTTTTTTCATCAATTTAACTTTCTAAAAACTGTTTTTCCCTATTTGATAGTTCCAAAGCGGAATAATCCAATTTCCAACCAATGGTCTCCACAATCTTCTCAATGATCAATACAGCCTCCAGTGCTTCCTTCTTTGCTGTTTCCAAAAGACCACTCTCTGGAATTTTCTCCCGAATATGTTCCTTGGCCTTGGCATTTAAATCGGTCAGGTCTTCCGAAGAAAAGGAATTGAACAAACCATTTTTAATATCATAGAACTGAATGTCCGGTTCAATGGACAATACCTCGGGTTCGGGGAATTCTGAGAGGATAATCCTTTTTTTATCCAGGTCGGCCTTCAAAAGTAATTTTTTAAGATCATATCCCACCTGTGCTTTGGCATTGATGACCACAAGGGCTTTCTTCTTACTGCTGAGGACCTTCATAAAACCTTCCTTGATATTCTCATAGCTATAAATCTCAGCGAAATCCCCTTCTACCGAAACCAGTTTACAGACACTTTTGATCTTATCCAAAATTACGGTGGATTGGTGTTGAACAAGCTCCTTTCTCCTTTTTTGGTTGAAAAGGCCATACACCCAATACGTGAGTACCACACCCAATAACAGTCCTAAAATTGCCTCAATAAAACCATCCATTGCTTAAATATAAACAAAGTACCCATTTTGGGTTCATATTGTGTTTTTAGACCGGGCCATATAACAGGGGCCTACTGGGGCTTGCATCATTTTCAAAAGGGGCCACCTGCAGGTTAAGAAGGTATCTACCGTCCTCGATACTATTGTCCACATATACGAATTCCGTAATGGTAGCCTTAAACCGAATGTCCCCGTCCAAATTCCAAAATGTCTTATGGGCCTTGAGAAAACCTCCATCCTTCTCCCTATCCACCGAAGGCAAATCCACCAACAAATGTTCCACCCCCTTATCCCTTAAATACCTAATGGCCTCTTCCAAAAAATAGGGGGGATTGGTATTGGAATACTGTCTATTGTATTTTTCAGTGGTATTGGGCAATGTCCTAATAACGACGGCTTCCCTTTTTTTGGCACCCAACGCATACTGTAATTGCTTCTTGGAAATCACAAAATCCATTCCTTGTTTCTCCGGGGCAACCGTAATCAGTTCCGTCCAGAAAAAGTAGTTTTTTAGATGGTCATTTATCGAGTGGACATTTTTGGTAATATGCCCCACACATTCCGTATGCGTAACATGGGCGTGTGGATTAAAGTGGATATCATTAAAATTTACGCTCCCCCCTTCCTTTACACTTCCCACAAATCCTTCTTCCTTATGTGGCCCTATGGTGGGTGGGGCAACATACCACGCATTGACGTTGGATATACCTCCACGTAAGGGGATGGATATATCCAAAGGCTTGGACAAGTCCACTTTTAACGTCTGGGATTTGTACTTGACGGAAGCTATCATTAATGCTGAACTTGATTCAGTATCCAAACTACTCAAATTATATCGATATTCAAATAAACCACTATGGATTTGAAATTCATGGTTTTAAACAAAAGAATAAGATCTATTACAAGCCGATACATTGTCATTCCTGCGCAGGCAGAAATCCATTCGAACGGGAATTATTGTGGATTCCGCATCAAGTGCGGAATGACAGAACCGTTTGAAAAAAGGGTTATGGAAACTAAAACAAATACATTCGTATTCAAGGGTTTGACATTTCAATTTAATGATAGTATAAATCAGGATTCATTTCTTTCATCAAGTCCTACTTTCACCTATAATCTTTTATTCATCCTATTTAAACTCACGATGTTGCCATACTTGGGGTCAATTTTCCCGTTCAACATATCCGAATATAATTTTTCCAATTCCTGAACCCCAATGTGTTCTTTAATGGAAATTGTTGATTGAACAACCTCCATAAATTGTAGCCAAGCTATCCCAATTTTTTGCTGAAATCCTGATACCCCCCACTCTTCCCGACGTTTTTCTGCGTGTGTGGGAGCAAAGAAAAATTCCCCCTTTTCGGGAAGTGGGTTTTCACCTTCTAGATTTTGCCAATCAACAAGCCCCACCAGACAATTATATACCAAATTTTTGTTCAAAAACCTTTGTAACTGGAATTGGGTGTTATGGTTTCCCGAAAAGTCTATCACAACGAATTTTTCATTGGAATTCAATTGCGCAATCGAATCATAGCTCATGACTTGATCATACCACTCCAATTGTCCCACAAATTCCATATTCCTTTTTGAAGTAAGTCCTAAAAGATTCCAATTCAAAGCATTTTTCTTTTTACGAAATGCCAATAGACAGGCCAATGCTTGAGCCGTTTTACTGGATGCGCTTGTAATTAGTATTTGAGAAGTTTTATAGAAATTCTGTTCTGCTAAATGAGCATCAATCAAAAAGGACGTGACAAACAATGGACGAAATATGGAAATTAACTTTTCGGTTTCTGGAGTGAATGTAGGGTCCTGTTCCGTATTCACATAAAAATTATAGATTGATGGGAGCGCCTGTCTGTGTTTAGTATTATCCACAAAACCTTTACTACCAACATTGTTAACGGTAACCAATAAGTGAGAACTCATGGGGTAATATCCATAAAATCGTTGACCTACTTGTACATCCGGATGATTGGAAATAACTACATTAGCCAACCCCCAAACTGGAATGATTCCGTAACTGGATTGCGTTGGAAAAAATTTCCAATAGTTCATTTGTTTCCCCACTACACCATAGGTGATGTTATTGGAAGTAAATGAAAATTGATCAATCTCTAAAAGTACCTGATTTGGCAATAGTTTCCCAGAATACGTTTTTTCTACAACCTTGACTCGTCGGAAATCATCAATTTTCACCGTAAAGTCCAATGCATTTATAGTTGCCACGCTGAAATAGGTTTTGCTAAATATAAAAAGTACAACTCTGATTATTAACTGCAAGTCGTTCACCTGCACATCGGGCATAAATATTGATCATAACCAAGTATATAAAATTAGCCTTTGTTCATATTTATGATTCAATCTATATTCTTAGGTAAGTTCAAGACAAGTTAACCATAAACAAATCGCTTGCGATCCCATCTGCCAAGAACTTTCCTTTTTTTGTGGTCAAGAGTACATCACCATCCCAAAACAAAAGATGTTCAGCAATATATTTTGCCGCCTGTTGCCCAAGATATTGTTCATAGGTTGGTCCAAATTCCTTCCTTACCTTTTGCAAGGAAACCCCCCAAATGGTTCTAAGCCCAGTCATCACGTATTCGTTATACCTGTCGCGAACACTTAACACCTCATGTTCAATGGGCACTTGGTTTTCTTCCAGGGCCTTGATGTATTTTGAATTGTTCCTAACATTCCACCCCCTCCTCTTTCCATCAAAGGAATGGGCCGAAGGTCCTATCCCTATATAGTGCTTTCCCTTCCAATAGGCCGTATTGTTGTGTGAAAAAAAACCAGGCTTTCCAAAATTCGAAATTTCATAATTGATGTATCCTTTTGCCTCCAAGCAGCCTACAAGCATATGAAACTGACGTTGTGCCTGCCCATCATCCACATCAGGCACTTTTCCCTCTTTAATAAAATGCTCCAAAGCTGTTCTGGGTTCAACGGTTAGAGCATAGGCCGAAATATGCGGAACACCATGGGATAATGCCCTCGTCATATTCCTTTCCCACCGTTTTTCATCCATTCCCGGAATTCCATAAATCAAGTCGATGGATATATTATCAAAAAAGACCATTGCTTCTTCCAGGCAAACGAAAGCTTCTTTGGCATTATGTGCCCGGTTCATAAGTGTTAGGTCGATATCAAAAAAAGACTGTATCCCAATACTTAGACGATTGATCGGAGTTTGGGATAACCGAAGAATTTGATTTTTGGGCAGATCATCTGGATTCGCCTCTAAGGTAACCTCCGGGTTATCGCTCACT
The sequence above is a segment of the Muricauda sp. SCSIO 64092 genome. Coding sequences within it:
- a CDS encoding response regulator, with translation MKVLFIEDDMIESMKLQRAISKFQYKHTIIEAKNGEEALEILKGGDLPDIIFLDLNMPRMSGIEFLTILKSDDRLKYLPTVILTTSENRADLLECFRIGIAGYIIKPLKYEDYESKIKKVFDYWEISELIKA
- a CDS encoding MmcQ/YjbR family DNA-binding protein is translated as MNIEQLREYCISKKGVTESFPFDEHTLVFKVMGKMFALVALERLPSQVNLKCDPERALTLREEYDGIIIPGYHMSKKHWNTLYLDQLPPLFLKELIDDSYNLVVSKLPKRTREQLGY
- a CDS encoding Dabb family protein, which encodes MKKTIVALALLFLPLVVVAQKSTILEFDSEFAHVVYIWLKDPDNPSHRATFEKSLRKFLDNSKFAKTNFIGRPPKAVREVVDDSFTYNLIVTFESAKAQEGYQKEEAHLTFIEECKDLWEKVIVYDAKGIPQ
- a CDS encoding DUF4230 domain-containing protein, translated to MDGFIEAILGLLLGVVLTYWVYGLFNQKRRKELVQHQSTVILDKIKSVCKLVSVEGDFAEIYSYENIKEGFMKVLSSKKKALVVINAKAQVGYDLKKLLLKADLDKKRIILSEFPEPEVLSIEPDIQFYDIKNGLFNSFSSEDLTDLNAKAKEHIREKIPESGLLETAKKEALEAVLIIEKIVETIGWKLDYSALELSNREKQFLES
- a CDS encoding cyclase family protein yields the protein MIASVKYKSQTLKVDLSKPLDISIPLRGGISNVNAWYVAPPTIGPHKEEGFVGSVKEGGSVNFNDIHFNPHAHVTHTECVGHITKNVHSINDHLKNYFFWTELITVAPEKQGMDFVISKKQLQYALGAKKREAVVIRTLPNTTEKYNRQYSNTNPPYFLEEAIRYLRDKGVEHLLVDLPSVDREKDGGFLKAHKTFWNLDGDIRFKATITEFVYVDNSIEDGRYLLNLQVAPFENDASPSRPLLYGPV
- a CDS encoding DUF2855 family protein; this encodes MATINALDFTVKIDDFRRVKVVEKTYSGKLLPNQVLLEIDQFSFTSNNITYGVVGKQMNYWKFFPTQSSYGIIPVWGLANVVISNHPDVQVGQRFYGYYPMSSHLLVTVNNVGSKGFVDNTKHRQALPSIYNFYVNTEQDPTFTPETEKLISIFRPLFVTSFLIDAHLAEQNFYKTSQILITSASSKTAQALACLLAFRKKKNALNWNLLGLTSKRNMEFVGQLEWYDQVMSYDSIAQLNSNEKFVVIDFSGNHNTQFQLQRFLNKNLVYNCLVGLVDWQNLEGENPLPEKGEFFFAPTHAEKRREEWGVSGFQQKIGIAWLQFMEVVQSTISIKEHIGVQELEKLYSDMLNGKIDPKYGNIVSLNRMNKRL
- the hemW gene encoding radical SAM family heme chaperone HemW produces the protein MAGIYIHVPFCKQACHYCDFHFSTSLKKKNKMLLALQKELVLRKAELNDESIETIYFGGGTPSILEPHEIEGLLDTVYAHYKVSDNPEVTLEANPDDLPKNQILRLSQTPINRLSIGIQSFFDIDLTLMNRAHNAKEAFVCLEEAMVFFDNISIDLIYGIPGMDEKRWERNMTRALSHGVPHISAYALTVEPRTALEHFIKEGKVPDVDDGQAQRQFHMLVGCLEAKGYINYEISNFGKPGFFSHNNTAYWKGKHYIGIGPSAHSFDGKRRGWNVRNNSKYIKALEENQVPIEHEVLSVRDRYNEYVMTGLRTIWGVSLQKVRKEFGPTYEQYLGQQAAKYIAEHLLFWDGDVLLTTKKGKFLADGIASDLFMVNLS